From Elephas maximus indicus isolate mEleMax1 chromosome 1, mEleMax1 primary haplotype, whole genome shotgun sequence, a single genomic window includes:
- the LOC126070374 gene encoding keratin-associated protein 4-11-like, producing MLFCVTLFCATLFCATLFCATLFCATLFCATLFCATLFCATLFCVTLFCVMLFCEMLFCVTLFCEMLFFVTLFCVTPFCVTPFCEMLFCVTLFYGTLFCVTVFCGTLFCMTLFCFCGMPFCVTLFCETLFCEMLFCVTLFCEMLFFVTLFHEMLFCVMLFCEMLFCEMLFCVMLFCEMLFFVTLFHEMLFCVMLFCEMLFCEMLFCVMLFCEMLFFVTLFCETLLCVTLFCVAVFCVMLFCVTLFCEMLFCLMLFCETLLCVMLLCDAVLCDAVLWDAVLWDAVLCDTVL from the exons ATGCTATTCTGTGTGACGCTGTTCTGTGCGACGCTGTTCTGTGCGACGCTGTTCTGTGCGACGCTGTTCTGTGCGACGCTGTTCTGTGCGACGCTGTTCTGTGCGACGCTGTTCTGTGCGACGCTGTTCTGTGTGACGCTGTTCTGTGTGATGCTGTTCTGTGAGATGCTGTTCTGTGTGACACTGTTCTGTGAGATGCTGTTCTTTGTGACGCTGTTCTGTGTGACACCGTTCTGTGTGACCCCGTTCTGTGAGATGCTGTTCTGTGTGACACTATTCTATGGGACACTGTTCTGTGTGACGGTGTTCTGTGGAACTCTGTTCTGTATGACGCTGTTCTGT TTCTGTGGGATGCCGTTCTGTGTGACGCTGTTCTGTGAGACGCTGTTCTGTGAGATGCTGTTCTGTGTGACACTGTTCTGTGAGATGCTGTTCTTTGTGACTCTGTTCCATGAGATGCTGTTCTGTGTGATGCTGTTCTGTGAGATGCTGTTCTGTGAGATGCTGTTCTGTGTGATGCTGTTCTGTGAGATGCTGTTCTTTGTGACTCTGTTCCATGAGATGCTGTTCTGTGTGATGCTGTTCTGTGAGATGCTGTTCTGTGAGATGCTGTTCTGTGTGATGCTGTTCTGTGAGATGCTGTTCTTTGTGACGCTGTTCTGTGAGACACTGCTCTGTGTGACACTGTTCTGTGTGGCGGTGTTCTGTGTGATGCTGTTCTGTGTGACGCTGTTCTGTGAGATGCTGTTCTGTTTGATGCTGTTCTGTGAGACGCTGCTCTGTGTGATGCTGCTCTGTGACGCTGTTCTGTGTGACGCTGTTCTGTGGGACGCTGTTCTGTGGGATGCTGTTCTGTGTGACACTGTTCTGTGA